One Aethina tumida isolate Nest 87 chromosome 5, icAetTumi1.1, whole genome shotgun sequence genomic window carries:
- the LOC109598314 gene encoding BMP-binding endothelial regulator protein isoform X3, with amino-acid sequence MDLLLGLLMLLVCLSEATAQRVGAIKRNAYYDFGSYSRQTVSLEGTKMKCDIEGEIVTLPNLDTGCFKCVCKNGYVDCGICPKIDDCYFIIEDGGCCKKCKGCIYKGEYHHSHTEWNDPDEPCKTLHCEAGVVTESNTICHMPCVNPLPPEPGKCCPTCPECKINGQIASEDREVISDDPCLKCSCANGRMTCAKKACPVLQCPVANQYVPDKECCPKCRGTRMMLRIESSCTIQRSFFREGHSFNIDRCTNCTCVNETSVCTRDACPILECPPDMQKPIPGSCCKQCIFEFEEVRSQCMNDGKVYEEGDSWKLNDCSSCKCHQGKASCARTKCTTSNCPPGTKEKKVKGECCPRCEEDDGVCRVFGDPHYKTFDGKFYSFKASGKYQLVADCKNRSFYVRVANAKQYLSARTKRVAIRFGDIRINLQHRNRIKVNGELIRLPFKKDGKIKISKNKDIEGVEVILENGVKLLWNGRSFLEVSVPSSYKNKLCGLCGNFNGNVLDDMETRQNKIVNDTSVFAASWCVGKKNECVRIRPTKSCNKHRMTKSKCNSLSNSQIFEACESKLNFNNYHKACMWDTCNCREEKCHCESFMAYARECERLGAKVPVNWKTKASCDAKRSLDYRKVIVSNTFFPFNGTINRKFNRTRRPIPLH; translated from the exons AGGGTACCAAGATGAAATGCGACATCGAAGGGGAGATAGTGACACTTCCCAATTTGGACACGGGCTGCTTCAAATGCGTCTGCAAG AACGGATACGTGGATTGCGGAATATGTCCCAAAATCGACGACTGCTACTTCATCATCGAGGACGGAGGATGCTGCAAAAAGTGCAAAG gtTGCATCTACAAAGGGGAGTACCACCACAGCCACACGGAGTGGAACGATCCCGACGAGCCCTGCAAAACGCTGCACTGCGAGGCAGGCGTCGTGACGGAATCGAACACGATCTGCCACATGCCCTGCGTCAACCCGCTGCCCCCCGAGCCGGGAAAATGCTGTCCCACGTGTCCCG AGTGTAAGATCAACGGCCAAATCGCCTCGGAAGACCGCGAGGTGATCTCCGACGACCCGTGCTTGAAGTGCAGCTGCGCCAACGGACGGATGACGTGCGCGAAAAAGGCATGTCCCGTTCTGCAGTGTCCCGTCGCCAACCAGTACGTACCGGACAAGGAATGCTGTCCGAAATGCCGCGGCACCAGAATGATGTTGCGCATCGAGAGCTCCTGTACGATCCAAAGATCGTTCTTCCGCGAGGGACATTCCTTCAACATCGATAGGTGCACCAATTGCACGTGCGTCAACGAAACGTCCGTGTGCACGAGGGACGCCTGCCCCATTTTGGAGTGTCCGCCCGACATGCAGAAACCGATTCCGGGCAGCTGTTGCAAGCAGTGCATCTTCGAGTTCGAGGAGGTGCGCTCCCAGTGCATGAACGACGGCAAAGTGTACGAG GAAGGTGATTCGTGGAAGTTAAACGACTGCAGCTCCTGCAAGTGCCATCAAGGTAAGGCTAGTTGTGCACGGACGAAGTGCACCACCTCCAACTGTCCGCCCGGTACCAAAGAGAAGAAGGTCAAAGGAGAGTGTTGTCCCAGATGTGAAGAAG ATGACGGAGTGTGTAGGGTGTTTGGTGACCCACATTATAAAACCTTCGACGGCAAGTTTTATAGCTTCAAAGCCAGCGGAAAGTATCAGTTGGTAGCTGATTGCAAAAACCGCAGCTTCTACGTCCGAGTTGCCAACGCCAAACAATACCTGTCGGCTCGTACCAAAAGGGTGGCCATACGGTTTGGCGACATCAGAATAAATCTCCAGCACAGAAACCGAATTAAGGTAAACGGTGAATTAATACGTCTGCCGTTCAAGAAGGAcggcaaaattaaaatcagcAAGAACAAGGACATCGAGGGAGTGGAGGTGATTTTGGAAAACGGCGTTAAACTGCTGTGGAACGGTCGGAGCTTCCTGGAAGTCAGCGTCCCATCTTCGTACAAAAACAAGCTTTGCGGCCTGTGCGGCAACTTCAACGGAAACGTCCTCGACGACATGGAAACCAGACAGAACAAAATCGTGAACGACACCTCAGTTTTCGCAGCCTCTTGGTGCGTGGGCAAGAAGAACGAATGCGTCCGTATAAGACCCACCAAATCCTGCAACAAACATCGCATGACTAAATCGAAATGCAACTCCTTGAGTAATAGTCAGATTTTCGAAGCCTGCGAATCGAAATTGAACTTCAACAACTACCACAAAGCCTGCATGTGGGACACCTGCAACTGCAGGGAGGAGAAATGCCATTGTGAAAGTTTCATGGCTTACGCCAGGGAGTGCGAGAGATTGGGGGCCAAGGTGCCCGTGAATTGGAAGACGAAGGCCTCGTGCGATGCTAAGAGGAGTTTAGATTATAGGAAGGTTATAGTTTCGAACACATTCTTCCCGTTTAACGGGACGATTAATAGGAAGTTTAACCGGACGAGGCGACCCATTCCATTGCATTAG
- the LOC109598314 gene encoding BMP-binding endothelial regulator protein isoform X2: protein MVMKDYDAMDLLLGLLMLLVCLSEATAQRVGAIKRNAYYDFGSYSRQTVSLEGTKMKCDIEGEIVTLPNLDTGCFKCVCKNGYVDCGICPKIDDCYFIIEDGGCCKKCKGCIYKGEYHHSHTEWNDPDEPCKTLHCEAGVVTESNTICHMPCVNPLPPEPGKCCPTCPECKINGQIASEDREVISDDPCLKCSCANGRMTCAKKACPVLQCPVANQYVPDKECCPKCRGTRMMLRIESSCTIQRSFFREGHSFNIDRCTNCTCVNETSVCTRDACPILECPPDMQKPIPGSCCKQCIFEFEEVRSQCMNDGKVYEASDSWKLNDCSSCKCHQGKASCARTKCTTSNCPPGTKEKKVKGECCPRCEEDDGVCRVFGDPHYKTFDGKFYSFKASGKYQLVADCKNRSFYVRVANAKQYLSARTKRVAIRFGDIRINLQHRNRIKVNGELIRLPFKKDGKIKISKNKDIEGVEVILENGVKLLWNGRSFLEVSVPSSYKNKLCGLCGNFNGNVLDDMETRQNKIVNDTSVFAASWCVGKKNECVRIRPTKSCNKHRMTKSKCNSLSNSQIFEACESKLNFNNYHKACMWDTCNCREEKCHCESFMAYARECERLGAKVPVNWKTKASCDAKRSLDYRKVIVSNTFFPFNGTINRKFNRTRRPIPLH, encoded by the exons AGGGTACCAAGATGAAATGCGACATCGAAGGGGAGATAGTGACACTTCCCAATTTGGACACGGGCTGCTTCAAATGCGTCTGCAAG AACGGATACGTGGATTGCGGAATATGTCCCAAAATCGACGACTGCTACTTCATCATCGAGGACGGAGGATGCTGCAAAAAGTGCAAAG gtTGCATCTACAAAGGGGAGTACCACCACAGCCACACGGAGTGGAACGATCCCGACGAGCCCTGCAAAACGCTGCACTGCGAGGCAGGCGTCGTGACGGAATCGAACACGATCTGCCACATGCCCTGCGTCAACCCGCTGCCCCCCGAGCCGGGAAAATGCTGTCCCACGTGTCCCG AGTGTAAGATCAACGGCCAAATCGCCTCGGAAGACCGCGAGGTGATCTCCGACGACCCGTGCTTGAAGTGCAGCTGCGCCAACGGACGGATGACGTGCGCGAAAAAGGCATGTCCCGTTCTGCAGTGTCCCGTCGCCAACCAGTACGTACCGGACAAGGAATGCTGTCCGAAATGCCGCGGCACCAGAATGATGTTGCGCATCGAGAGCTCCTGTACGATCCAAAGATCGTTCTTCCGCGAGGGACATTCCTTCAACATCGATAGGTGCACCAATTGCACGTGCGTCAACGAAACGTCCGTGTGCACGAGGGACGCCTGCCCCATTTTGGAGTGTCCGCCCGACATGCAGAAACCGATTCCGGGCAGCTGTTGCAAGCAGTGCATCTTCGAGTTCGAGGAGGTGCGCTCCCAGTGCATGAACGACGGCAAAGTGTACGAGGCAA GTGATTCGTGGAAGTTAAACGACTGCAGCTCCTGCAAGTGCCATCAAGGTAAGGCTAGTTGTGCACGGACGAAGTGCACCACCTCCAACTGTCCGCCCGGTACCAAAGAGAAGAAGGTCAAAGGAGAGTGTTGTCCCAGATGTGAAGAAG ATGACGGAGTGTGTAGGGTGTTTGGTGACCCACATTATAAAACCTTCGACGGCAAGTTTTATAGCTTCAAAGCCAGCGGAAAGTATCAGTTGGTAGCTGATTGCAAAAACCGCAGCTTCTACGTCCGAGTTGCCAACGCCAAACAATACCTGTCGGCTCGTACCAAAAGGGTGGCCATACGGTTTGGCGACATCAGAATAAATCTCCAGCACAGAAACCGAATTAAGGTAAACGGTGAATTAATACGTCTGCCGTTCAAGAAGGAcggcaaaattaaaatcagcAAGAACAAGGACATCGAGGGAGTGGAGGTGATTTTGGAAAACGGCGTTAAACTGCTGTGGAACGGTCGGAGCTTCCTGGAAGTCAGCGTCCCATCTTCGTACAAAAACAAGCTTTGCGGCCTGTGCGGCAACTTCAACGGAAACGTCCTCGACGACATGGAAACCAGACAGAACAAAATCGTGAACGACACCTCAGTTTTCGCAGCCTCTTGGTGCGTGGGCAAGAAGAACGAATGCGTCCGTATAAGACCCACCAAATCCTGCAACAAACATCGCATGACTAAATCGAAATGCAACTCCTTGAGTAATAGTCAGATTTTCGAAGCCTGCGAATCGAAATTGAACTTCAACAACTACCACAAAGCCTGCATGTGGGACACCTGCAACTGCAGGGAGGAGAAATGCCATTGTGAAAGTTTCATGGCTTACGCCAGGGAGTGCGAGAGATTGGGGGCCAAGGTGCCCGTGAATTGGAAGACGAAGGCCTCGTGCGATGCTAAGAGGAGTTTAGATTATAGGAAGGTTATAGTTTCGAACACATTCTTCCCGTTTAACGGGACGATTAATAGGAAGTTTAACCGGACGAGGCGACCCATTCCATTGCATTAG
- the LOC109598314 gene encoding BMP-binding endothelial regulator protein isoform X4, with translation MVMKDYDAMDLLLGLLMLLVCLSEATAQRVEGTKMKCDIEGEIVTLPNLDTGCFKCVCKNGYVDCGICPKIDDCYFIIEDGGCCKKCKGCIYKGEYHHSHTEWNDPDEPCKTLHCEAGVVTESNTICHMPCVNPLPPEPGKCCPTCPECKINGQIASEDREVISDDPCLKCSCANGRMTCAKKACPVLQCPVANQYVPDKECCPKCRGTRMMLRIESSCTIQRSFFREGHSFNIDRCTNCTCVNETSVCTRDACPILECPPDMQKPIPGSCCKQCIFEFEEVRSQCMNDGKVYEEGDSWKLNDCSSCKCHQGKASCARTKCTTSNCPPGTKEKKVKGECCPRCEEDDGVCRVFGDPHYKTFDGKFYSFKASGKYQLVADCKNRSFYVRVANAKQYLSARTKRVAIRFGDIRINLQHRNRIKVNGELIRLPFKKDGKIKISKNKDIEGVEVILENGVKLLWNGRSFLEVSVPSSYKNKLCGLCGNFNGNVLDDMETRQNKIVNDTSVFAASWCVGKKNECVRIRPTKSCNKHRMTKSKCNSLSNSQIFEACESKLNFNNYHKACMWDTCNCREEKCHCESFMAYARECERLGAKVPVNWKTKASCDAKRSLDYRKVIVSNTFFPFNGTINRKFNRTRRPIPLH, from the exons AGGGTACCAAGATGAAATGCGACATCGAAGGGGAGATAGTGACACTTCCCAATTTGGACACGGGCTGCTTCAAATGCGTCTGCAAG AACGGATACGTGGATTGCGGAATATGTCCCAAAATCGACGACTGCTACTTCATCATCGAGGACGGAGGATGCTGCAAAAAGTGCAAAG gtTGCATCTACAAAGGGGAGTACCACCACAGCCACACGGAGTGGAACGATCCCGACGAGCCCTGCAAAACGCTGCACTGCGAGGCAGGCGTCGTGACGGAATCGAACACGATCTGCCACATGCCCTGCGTCAACCCGCTGCCCCCCGAGCCGGGAAAATGCTGTCCCACGTGTCCCG AGTGTAAGATCAACGGCCAAATCGCCTCGGAAGACCGCGAGGTGATCTCCGACGACCCGTGCTTGAAGTGCAGCTGCGCCAACGGACGGATGACGTGCGCGAAAAAGGCATGTCCCGTTCTGCAGTGTCCCGTCGCCAACCAGTACGTACCGGACAAGGAATGCTGTCCGAAATGCCGCGGCACCAGAATGATGTTGCGCATCGAGAGCTCCTGTACGATCCAAAGATCGTTCTTCCGCGAGGGACATTCCTTCAACATCGATAGGTGCACCAATTGCACGTGCGTCAACGAAACGTCCGTGTGCACGAGGGACGCCTGCCCCATTTTGGAGTGTCCGCCCGACATGCAGAAACCGATTCCGGGCAGCTGTTGCAAGCAGTGCATCTTCGAGTTCGAGGAGGTGCGCTCCCAGTGCATGAACGACGGCAAAGTGTACGAG GAAGGTGATTCGTGGAAGTTAAACGACTGCAGCTCCTGCAAGTGCCATCAAGGTAAGGCTAGTTGTGCACGGACGAAGTGCACCACCTCCAACTGTCCGCCCGGTACCAAAGAGAAGAAGGTCAAAGGAGAGTGTTGTCCCAGATGTGAAGAAG ATGACGGAGTGTGTAGGGTGTTTGGTGACCCACATTATAAAACCTTCGACGGCAAGTTTTATAGCTTCAAAGCCAGCGGAAAGTATCAGTTGGTAGCTGATTGCAAAAACCGCAGCTTCTACGTCCGAGTTGCCAACGCCAAACAATACCTGTCGGCTCGTACCAAAAGGGTGGCCATACGGTTTGGCGACATCAGAATAAATCTCCAGCACAGAAACCGAATTAAGGTAAACGGTGAATTAATACGTCTGCCGTTCAAGAAGGAcggcaaaattaaaatcagcAAGAACAAGGACATCGAGGGAGTGGAGGTGATTTTGGAAAACGGCGTTAAACTGCTGTGGAACGGTCGGAGCTTCCTGGAAGTCAGCGTCCCATCTTCGTACAAAAACAAGCTTTGCGGCCTGTGCGGCAACTTCAACGGAAACGTCCTCGACGACATGGAAACCAGACAGAACAAAATCGTGAACGACACCTCAGTTTTCGCAGCCTCTTGGTGCGTGGGCAAGAAGAACGAATGCGTCCGTATAAGACCCACCAAATCCTGCAACAAACATCGCATGACTAAATCGAAATGCAACTCCTTGAGTAATAGTCAGATTTTCGAAGCCTGCGAATCGAAATTGAACTTCAACAACTACCACAAAGCCTGCATGTGGGACACCTGCAACTGCAGGGAGGAGAAATGCCATTGTGAAAGTTTCATGGCTTACGCCAGGGAGTGCGAGAGATTGGGGGCCAAGGTGCCCGTGAATTGGAAGACGAAGGCCTCGTGCGATGCTAAGAGGAGTTTAGATTATAGGAAGGTTATAGTTTCGAACACATTCTTCCCGTTTAACGGGACGATTAATAGGAAGTTTAACCGGACGAGGCGACCCATTCCATTGCATTAG
- the LOC109598314 gene encoding BMP-binding endothelial regulator protein isoform X1 — MVMKDYDAMDLLLGLLMLLVCLSEATAQRVGAIKRNAYYDFGSYSRQTVSLEGTKMKCDIEGEIVTLPNLDTGCFKCVCKNGYVDCGICPKIDDCYFIIEDGGCCKKCKGCIYKGEYHHSHTEWNDPDEPCKTLHCEAGVVTESNTICHMPCVNPLPPEPGKCCPTCPECKINGQIASEDREVISDDPCLKCSCANGRMTCAKKACPVLQCPVANQYVPDKECCPKCRGTRMMLRIESSCTIQRSFFREGHSFNIDRCTNCTCVNETSVCTRDACPILECPPDMQKPIPGSCCKQCIFEFEEVRSQCMNDGKVYEEGDSWKLNDCSSCKCHQGKASCARTKCTTSNCPPGTKEKKVKGECCPRCEEDDGVCRVFGDPHYKTFDGKFYSFKASGKYQLVADCKNRSFYVRVANAKQYLSARTKRVAIRFGDIRINLQHRNRIKVNGELIRLPFKKDGKIKISKNKDIEGVEVILENGVKLLWNGRSFLEVSVPSSYKNKLCGLCGNFNGNVLDDMETRQNKIVNDTSVFAASWCVGKKNECVRIRPTKSCNKHRMTKSKCNSLSNSQIFEACESKLNFNNYHKACMWDTCNCREEKCHCESFMAYARECERLGAKVPVNWKTKASCDAKRSLDYRKVIVSNTFFPFNGTINRKFNRTRRPIPLH, encoded by the exons AGGGTACCAAGATGAAATGCGACATCGAAGGGGAGATAGTGACACTTCCCAATTTGGACACGGGCTGCTTCAAATGCGTCTGCAAG AACGGATACGTGGATTGCGGAATATGTCCCAAAATCGACGACTGCTACTTCATCATCGAGGACGGAGGATGCTGCAAAAAGTGCAAAG gtTGCATCTACAAAGGGGAGTACCACCACAGCCACACGGAGTGGAACGATCCCGACGAGCCCTGCAAAACGCTGCACTGCGAGGCAGGCGTCGTGACGGAATCGAACACGATCTGCCACATGCCCTGCGTCAACCCGCTGCCCCCCGAGCCGGGAAAATGCTGTCCCACGTGTCCCG AGTGTAAGATCAACGGCCAAATCGCCTCGGAAGACCGCGAGGTGATCTCCGACGACCCGTGCTTGAAGTGCAGCTGCGCCAACGGACGGATGACGTGCGCGAAAAAGGCATGTCCCGTTCTGCAGTGTCCCGTCGCCAACCAGTACGTACCGGACAAGGAATGCTGTCCGAAATGCCGCGGCACCAGAATGATGTTGCGCATCGAGAGCTCCTGTACGATCCAAAGATCGTTCTTCCGCGAGGGACATTCCTTCAACATCGATAGGTGCACCAATTGCACGTGCGTCAACGAAACGTCCGTGTGCACGAGGGACGCCTGCCCCATTTTGGAGTGTCCGCCCGACATGCAGAAACCGATTCCGGGCAGCTGTTGCAAGCAGTGCATCTTCGAGTTCGAGGAGGTGCGCTCCCAGTGCATGAACGACGGCAAAGTGTACGAG GAAGGTGATTCGTGGAAGTTAAACGACTGCAGCTCCTGCAAGTGCCATCAAGGTAAGGCTAGTTGTGCACGGACGAAGTGCACCACCTCCAACTGTCCGCCCGGTACCAAAGAGAAGAAGGTCAAAGGAGAGTGTTGTCCCAGATGTGAAGAAG ATGACGGAGTGTGTAGGGTGTTTGGTGACCCACATTATAAAACCTTCGACGGCAAGTTTTATAGCTTCAAAGCCAGCGGAAAGTATCAGTTGGTAGCTGATTGCAAAAACCGCAGCTTCTACGTCCGAGTTGCCAACGCCAAACAATACCTGTCGGCTCGTACCAAAAGGGTGGCCATACGGTTTGGCGACATCAGAATAAATCTCCAGCACAGAAACCGAATTAAGGTAAACGGTGAATTAATACGTCTGCCGTTCAAGAAGGAcggcaaaattaaaatcagcAAGAACAAGGACATCGAGGGAGTGGAGGTGATTTTGGAAAACGGCGTTAAACTGCTGTGGAACGGTCGGAGCTTCCTGGAAGTCAGCGTCCCATCTTCGTACAAAAACAAGCTTTGCGGCCTGTGCGGCAACTTCAACGGAAACGTCCTCGACGACATGGAAACCAGACAGAACAAAATCGTGAACGACACCTCAGTTTTCGCAGCCTCTTGGTGCGTGGGCAAGAAGAACGAATGCGTCCGTATAAGACCCACCAAATCCTGCAACAAACATCGCATGACTAAATCGAAATGCAACTCCTTGAGTAATAGTCAGATTTTCGAAGCCTGCGAATCGAAATTGAACTTCAACAACTACCACAAAGCCTGCATGTGGGACACCTGCAACTGCAGGGAGGAGAAATGCCATTGTGAAAGTTTCATGGCTTACGCCAGGGAGTGCGAGAGATTGGGGGCCAAGGTGCCCGTGAATTGGAAGACGAAGGCCTCGTGCGATGCTAAGAGGAGTTTAGATTATAGGAAGGTTATAGTTTCGAACACATTCTTCCCGTTTAACGGGACGATTAATAGGAAGTTTAACCGGACGAGGCGACCCATTCCATTGCATTAG
- the LOC109598314 gene encoding BMP-binding endothelial regulator protein isoform X6 — translation MKCDIEGEIVTLPNLDTGCFKCVCKNGYVDCGICPKIDDCYFIIEDGGCCKKCKGCIYKGEYHHSHTEWNDPDEPCKTLHCEAGVVTESNTICHMPCVNPLPPEPGKCCPTCPECKINGQIASEDREVISDDPCLKCSCANGRMTCAKKACPVLQCPVANQYVPDKECCPKCRGTRMMLRIESSCTIQRSFFREGHSFNIDRCTNCTCVNETSVCTRDACPILECPPDMQKPIPGSCCKQCIFEFEEVRSQCMNDGKVYEEGDSWKLNDCSSCKCHQGKASCARTKCTTSNCPPGTKEKKVKGECCPRCEEDDGVCRVFGDPHYKTFDGKFYSFKASGKYQLVADCKNRSFYVRVANAKQYLSARTKRVAIRFGDIRINLQHRNRIKVNGELIRLPFKKDGKIKISKNKDIEGVEVILENGVKLLWNGRSFLEVSVPSSYKNKLCGLCGNFNGNVLDDMETRQNKIVNDTSVFAASWCVGKKNECVRIRPTKSCNKHRMTKSKCNSLSNSQIFEACESKLNFNNYHKACMWDTCNCREEKCHCESFMAYARECERLGAKVPVNWKTKASCDAKRSLDYRKVIVSNTFFPFNGTINRKFNRTRRPIPLH, via the exons ATGAAATGCGACATCGAAGGGGAGATAGTGACACTTCCCAATTTGGACACGGGCTGCTTCAAATGCGTCTGCAAG AACGGATACGTGGATTGCGGAATATGTCCCAAAATCGACGACTGCTACTTCATCATCGAGGACGGAGGATGCTGCAAAAAGTGCAAAG gtTGCATCTACAAAGGGGAGTACCACCACAGCCACACGGAGTGGAACGATCCCGACGAGCCCTGCAAAACGCTGCACTGCGAGGCAGGCGTCGTGACGGAATCGAACACGATCTGCCACATGCCCTGCGTCAACCCGCTGCCCCCCGAGCCGGGAAAATGCTGTCCCACGTGTCCCG AGTGTAAGATCAACGGCCAAATCGCCTCGGAAGACCGCGAGGTGATCTCCGACGACCCGTGCTTGAAGTGCAGCTGCGCCAACGGACGGATGACGTGCGCGAAAAAGGCATGTCCCGTTCTGCAGTGTCCCGTCGCCAACCAGTACGTACCGGACAAGGAATGCTGTCCGAAATGCCGCGGCACCAGAATGATGTTGCGCATCGAGAGCTCCTGTACGATCCAAAGATCGTTCTTCCGCGAGGGACATTCCTTCAACATCGATAGGTGCACCAATTGCACGTGCGTCAACGAAACGTCCGTGTGCACGAGGGACGCCTGCCCCATTTTGGAGTGTCCGCCCGACATGCAGAAACCGATTCCGGGCAGCTGTTGCAAGCAGTGCATCTTCGAGTTCGAGGAGGTGCGCTCCCAGTGCATGAACGACGGCAAAGTGTACGAG GAAGGTGATTCGTGGAAGTTAAACGACTGCAGCTCCTGCAAGTGCCATCAAGGTAAGGCTAGTTGTGCACGGACGAAGTGCACCACCTCCAACTGTCCGCCCGGTACCAAAGAGAAGAAGGTCAAAGGAGAGTGTTGTCCCAGATGTGAAGAAG ATGACGGAGTGTGTAGGGTGTTTGGTGACCCACATTATAAAACCTTCGACGGCAAGTTTTATAGCTTCAAAGCCAGCGGAAAGTATCAGTTGGTAGCTGATTGCAAAAACCGCAGCTTCTACGTCCGAGTTGCCAACGCCAAACAATACCTGTCGGCTCGTACCAAAAGGGTGGCCATACGGTTTGGCGACATCAGAATAAATCTCCAGCACAGAAACCGAATTAAGGTAAACGGTGAATTAATACGTCTGCCGTTCAAGAAGGAcggcaaaattaaaatcagcAAGAACAAGGACATCGAGGGAGTGGAGGTGATTTTGGAAAACGGCGTTAAACTGCTGTGGAACGGTCGGAGCTTCCTGGAAGTCAGCGTCCCATCTTCGTACAAAAACAAGCTTTGCGGCCTGTGCGGCAACTTCAACGGAAACGTCCTCGACGACATGGAAACCAGACAGAACAAAATCGTGAACGACACCTCAGTTTTCGCAGCCTCTTGGTGCGTGGGCAAGAAGAACGAATGCGTCCGTATAAGACCCACCAAATCCTGCAACAAACATCGCATGACTAAATCGAAATGCAACTCCTTGAGTAATAGTCAGATTTTCGAAGCCTGCGAATCGAAATTGAACTTCAACAACTACCACAAAGCCTGCATGTGGGACACCTGCAACTGCAGGGAGGAGAAATGCCATTGTGAAAGTTTCATGGCTTACGCCAGGGAGTGCGAGAGATTGGGGGCCAAGGTGCCCGTGAATTGGAAGACGAAGGCCTCGTGCGATGCTAAGAGGAGTTTAGATTATAGGAAGGTTATAGTTTCGAACACATTCTTCCCGTTTAACGGGACGATTAATAGGAAGTTTAACCGGACGAGGCGACCCATTCCATTGCATTAG